The Enterobacter kobei genome has a segment encoding these proteins:
- a CDS encoding YbhQ family protein: protein MKWQQRVRVATGLSCWQIMLHLLVVAVLVMGWMSGTLVRVGLGLCVLYGVTVLSMLFLQRHHEARWREVGDVLEELTTTWYFGAAMIVLWLLSRVLQNNLLLALAGLAILAGPAVVSLLTKEKKLRNVASKHRVRH from the coding sequence GGCAACAACGTGTTCGTGTCGCAACGGGGTTAAGTTGCTGGCAGATAATGTTGCATTTACTGGTCGTGGCCGTACTGGTGATGGGCTGGATGAGCGGCACGCTGGTGCGTGTTGGCCTGGGGCTATGCGTCCTCTATGGCGTCACCGTGCTGTCGATGCTGTTCTTACAGCGCCACCATGAAGCGCGCTGGCGCGAGGTGGGTGATGTGCTCGAAGAGCTCACCACCACCTGGTACTTTGGTGCCGCGATGATTGTGCTTTGGCTGCTGTCACGCGTGCTGCAAAACAACCTGCTGCTGGCCCTGGCGGGTCTCGCAATCCTTGCAGGGCCTGCGGTGGTCTCATTGCTCACCAAAGAGAAAAAGCTACGCAATGTTGCGTCTAAACATCGCGTACGCCACTGA
- a CDS encoding ABC transporter permease has protein sequence MFHRLWTLIRKELQSLLREPQTRAILVLPVLIQVLLFPFAATLEVTNATIAIYNEDNGKHSVELTQRFARAKAFTHILLLKSPQEIQPTIDTQKALLLVRFPADFSRNLDTFQTAPMQLILDGRNSNSAQIAANYLQQVVKNYQQELMDGKPKPNNSELVVRNWYNPNLDYKWFVVPSLIAMITTIGVMIVTSLSVAREREQGTLDQLLVSPLATWQIFVGKAVPALIVATFQATIVLGVGIWAYQIPFAGSLALFYFTMVIYGLSLVGFGLLISALCSTQQQAFIGVFVFMMPAILLSGYVSPVENMPVWLQDITWINPIRHFTDITKQIYLKDASLDIVWGSLWPLLVIAATTGSVAYAMFRRNIA, from the coding sequence ATGTTTCACCGACTATGGACGTTAATACGAAAAGAGCTGCAATCCCTGCTGCGCGAGCCGCAAACCCGCGCCATTCTGGTTTTGCCGGTGCTGATCCAGGTGTTGCTGTTCCCCTTTGCCGCGACGCTTGAGGTGACCAACGCCACCATCGCCATTTACAACGAAGACAACGGTAAACATTCCGTCGAGCTGACGCAGCGCTTTGCCCGTGCAAAAGCGTTTACCCATATCCTGCTGCTGAAAAGCCCGCAGGAAATCCAGCCGACCATCGATACGCAAAAAGCCCTGCTGCTGGTGCGCTTCCCGGCAGATTTTTCCCGTAACCTGGATACCTTCCAGACCGCGCCGATGCAGCTTATCCTCGACGGGCGCAACTCTAACAGCGCCCAGATTGCGGCCAACTATCTGCAGCAGGTGGTGAAGAATTATCAGCAGGAGCTGATGGACGGCAAACCAAAGCCCAACAACAGCGAGCTGGTGGTGCGTAACTGGTACAACCCGAATCTGGACTACAAATGGTTTGTGGTGCCGTCGCTGATCGCCATGATCACCACCATCGGGGTGATGATCGTCACCTCCCTGTCCGTCGCCCGCGAGCGGGAGCAAGGTACGCTGGATCAGCTGCTGGTTTCCCCGCTCGCGACCTGGCAAATCTTTGTTGGCAAAGCGGTGCCGGCGCTGATTGTCGCGACATTTCAGGCCACTATCGTGCTGGGCGTGGGAATTTGGGCCTATCAAATCCCGTTTGCCGGTTCGCTGGCGCTGTTTTACTTCACGATGGTGATTTACGGGCTGTCGCTGGTGGGGTTTGGGCTGTTAATTTCGGCGCTGTGCTCGACGCAGCAGCAGGCGTTTATCGGCGTGTTTGTCTTTATGATGCCAGCGATTTTGCTCTCCGGGTACGTTTCCCCTGTCGAGAACATGCCGGTGTGGCTGCAGGACATCACATGGATAAACCCGATACGCCACTTCACGGACATTACCAAGCAGATCTATCTGAAGGATGCGAGTCTGGATATTGTCTGGGGGAGTTTGTGGCCGCTACTGGTCATAGCGGCCACGACGGGGTCAGTGGCGTACGCGATGTTTAGACGCAACATTGCGTAG
- a CDS encoding ABC transporter permease: MRSNALSWRRVRALCIKETRQIVRDPSSWLIAVVIPLLLLFIFGYGINLDSSKLRVGILLEQQSEEALDFTHAMTGSPYIDATISDNRQALIQKMQAGKIRGLVVIPVDFAANMARANADAPIQVITDGSEPNTANFVQGYVEGIWQLWQMQRAEDRGETFEPLIDVQTRYWFNPAAISQHFIIPGAVTIIMTVIGAILTSLVIAREWERGTMEALLSTEVTRVELLLCKLIPYYFLGMLAMLLCMLVAVFILGVPYRGSLVVLFFITSLFLLSTLGMGLLISTITRNQFNAAQVALNAAFLPSIMLSGFIFQIDSMPAVIRAVTYIIPARYFVSTLQSLFLAGNIPVVLIINTLFLMASAVMFIGLTWLKTKRRLD; encoded by the coding sequence ATGCGCAGTAACGCCCTTTCCTGGCGCCGGGTGCGCGCGTTATGCATAAAAGAGACGCGGCAGATCGTGCGTGACCCGAGTAGCTGGCTGATTGCGGTGGTGATCCCCCTGCTGCTGCTGTTCATCTTTGGCTACGGCATCAACCTCGACTCCAGCAAGCTGCGGGTCGGCATTTTGCTGGAGCAGCAGAGCGAAGAGGCGCTGGACTTCACCCACGCCATGACCGGCTCGCCGTACATTGACGCCACCATCAGCGATAACCGGCAGGCGCTGATCCAGAAGATGCAGGCCGGGAAAATTCGCGGGCTGGTGGTCATCCCGGTGGATTTCGCCGCCAATATGGCGCGGGCGAATGCCGACGCGCCGATCCAGGTGATTACCGACGGCAGCGAACCGAACACTGCGAACTTCGTTCAGGGCTACGTGGAGGGGATCTGGCAGCTATGGCAGATGCAGCGTGCCGAAGACCGGGGGGAGACGTTTGAACCGCTCATCGACGTGCAAACACGCTACTGGTTTAACCCTGCCGCTATCAGCCAGCACTTTATCATTCCGGGCGCGGTGACGATTATCATGACGGTGATTGGCGCGATCCTGACCTCGCTGGTGATCGCCCGCGAGTGGGAGCGTGGCACCATGGAGGCGCTGCTCTCCACAGAAGTGACGCGCGTCGAGCTGCTGCTGTGCAAGCTCATCCCCTACTATTTCCTCGGCATGCTGGCGATGCTGCTCTGCATGCTTGTCGCCGTCTTTATCCTCGGCGTGCCGTACCGCGGCTCGCTGGTGGTGCTGTTTTTTATCACCAGCCTGTTTTTACTCAGCACGCTGGGGATGGGGCTGCTCATCTCCACCATCACCCGCAACCAGTTTAACGCCGCGCAGGTGGCGCTCAACGCCGCCTTTTTACCGTCGATTATGCTGTCCGGGTTTATTTTCCAGATAGACAGTATGCCAGCGGTGATCCGCGCCGTGACCTACATCATTCCGGCGCGTTATTTCGTGAGCACGCTGCAAAGCCTGTTCCTGGCGGGGAATATTCCGGTGGTGCTGATTATCAACACGCTGTTTTTAATGGCGTCAGCGGTGATGTTTATCGGATTGACGTGGTTGAAAACCAAACGGCGTCTGGATTAA
- a CDS encoding ATP-binding cassette domain-containing protein produces the protein MNDAVIQLNNLVKRFAGMDKPAVAPLNCTIQKGYVTGLVGPDGAGKTTLMRMLAGLLKPDEGTASVLGLDPIKDDGALHAMLGYMPQKFGLYEDLTVMENLNLYADLRSVTGETRQKTFARLLEFTSLGPFTDRLAGKLSGGMKQKLGLACTLVGEPKVLLLDEPGVGVDPISRRELWQMVHELAGDGMLILWSTSYLDEAEQCRDVLLMNEGELLYQGEPTTLTQSMAGRSFLLHSPQESNRRLLQRVLKLPQVSDGMIQGRSVRVILKKEATVEDIRRAPGMPEIEMAETAPRFEDAFIDLLGGAGTSESPLGAILHTVEGTPGETVIEAKSLTKKFGDFAATDNVNFAVKRGEIFGLLGPNGAGKSTTFKMMCGLLVPTSGKALVLDMDLKVSSGKARQHLGYMAQKFSLYGNLTVEQNLRFFSGVYGLRGRAQNEKIRRMSDAFGLTNIASHATDELPLGFKQRLALACSLMHEPDILFLDEPTSGVDPLTRREFWLHINSMVEKGVTVMVTTHFMDEAEYCDRIGLVYRGKLIAHGTPDDLKNQAADDAVPDPTMEQAFITLIHDWDKENAHAQ, from the coding sequence ATGAATGACGCGGTTATCCAGCTCAACAATCTGGTCAAACGCTTCGCAGGGATGGACAAACCGGCGGTCGCCCCGCTGAACTGCACCATTCAGAAAGGCTATGTGACCGGCCTGGTCGGCCCGGACGGCGCAGGCAAAACCACGCTGATGCGGATGCTGGCCGGTTTGCTAAAGCCGGATGAAGGCACAGCCAGCGTGCTTGGCCTTGACCCCATCAAAGACGACGGCGCGCTCCACGCCATGCTCGGCTATATGCCGCAGAAGTTTGGTCTGTATGAAGATCTGACGGTGATGGAAAACCTGAACCTGTATGCCGACCTGCGCAGCGTGACCGGCGAAACCCGGCAGAAAACCTTCGCCCGCCTGCTTGAGTTCACCTCCCTCGGCCCGTTCACCGACCGGCTGGCGGGCAAGCTCTCCGGCGGGATGAAGCAAAAGCTGGGGCTGGCCTGTACGCTCGTCGGCGAACCAAAGGTCCTGCTGCTGGACGAGCCCGGCGTCGGCGTGGACCCCATCTCCCGCCGTGAGCTGTGGCAGATGGTGCACGAGCTGGCAGGCGACGGGATGCTGATCCTCTGGAGCACCTCCTACCTCGACGAAGCGGAACAGTGCCGGGACGTGCTGCTGATGAACGAAGGCGAGCTGCTTTATCAAGGCGAGCCAACGACGTTGACGCAGAGCATGGCCGGACGCAGTTTCCTCCTCCACAGCCCGCAGGAGTCCAACCGCAGGCTGCTGCAGCGAGTGCTGAAACTGCCGCAGGTGAGCGACGGGATGATTCAGGGTCGGTCCGTGCGCGTAATCCTCAAAAAGGAGGCCACCGTCGAGGATATTCGCCGCGCGCCTGGCATGCCTGAAATTGAAATGGCAGAGACGGCGCCGCGCTTTGAAGATGCGTTTATCGACCTGCTGGGCGGTGCGGGGACATCGGAATCGCCTCTCGGCGCGATCCTCCACACGGTTGAAGGTACGCCGGGCGAGACGGTGATTGAAGCCAAATCCCTGACCAAAAAGTTCGGCGATTTCGCCGCCACCGATAACGTCAACTTTGCGGTAAAACGCGGCGAGATTTTTGGCCTGCTCGGGCCGAACGGCGCGGGGAAATCCACCACCTTTAAAATGATGTGTGGCCTGCTGGTGCCGACGTCCGGCAAGGCGCTGGTGCTGGATATGGATCTCAAAGTCAGCTCCGGCAAGGCGCGCCAGCATCTGGGCTATATGGCACAGAAATTCTCGTTGTATGGCAACCTGACCGTCGAGCAGAATCTGCGCTTTTTCTCCGGCGTGTACGGCCTGCGCGGGCGCGCGCAGAACGAGAAAATCCGCCGCATGAGCGATGCCTTCGGGTTAACGAATATTGCCTCCCACGCCACCGACGAACTGCCCCTCGGCTTTAAGCAGCGCCTCGCGCTGGCCTGCTCGCTGATGCACGAGCCCGATATTCTTTTCCTCGATGAGCCGACCTCCGGGGTGGATCCCCTCACCCGCCGCGAGTTCTGGCTGCATATCAACAGCATGGTGGAGAAAGGGGTGACGGTGATGGTGACCACCCACTTTATGGATGAGGCGGAATACTGCGACCGCATCGGGCTGGTCTATCGCGGCAAGCTGATTGCCCACGGCACCCCGGACGACCTGAAAAACCAGGCCGCCGACGATGCCGTGCCAGACCCGACCATGGAGCAGGCGTTTATCACCCTCATCCACGACTGGGATAAGGAGAATGCCCATGCGCAGTAA
- the hlyD gene encoding secretion protein HlyD, whose translation MKKPVAIILVVVVLLAAGVGGWLWYQSHQDRGLTLYGNVDIRTVNMSFRVGGRLASLSVDEGDAIKRGQTLGMLDKAPYENALMQAKAGVSVAQAQYDLMLAGYRDEEIAQAAAAVKQAKAAYDYAQNFYNRQQGLWKSRTISANDLENARSSRDQAQATLKSAQDKLSQYTTGNRPQDIAQAKASLEQAQAQLAQAELDLHDTTLIAPSDGTLMTRAVEPGSMLSAGSTVLTLSLTRPVWVRAYIDEPNLGQMQPGRELLLYTDGRPDKPYHGKVGFVSPTAEFTPKTVETPDLRTDLVYRLRIIVTDADDALRQGMPVTVKVNNGERHE comes from the coding sequence ATGAAAAAACCTGTCGCCATCATTCTGGTGGTTGTTGTTTTGCTTGCCGCGGGCGTCGGTGGCTGGCTGTGGTATCAGAGCCATCAGGACCGGGGCCTGACGCTGTACGGTAATGTGGATATTCGTACCGTGAATATGAGCTTCCGCGTGGGTGGCCGTCTCGCCTCGCTGAGCGTTGACGAAGGCGATGCCATTAAACGCGGGCAGACGCTGGGCATGCTGGATAAAGCCCCCTACGAGAACGCCCTGATGCAGGCCAAAGCCGGCGTTTCCGTTGCCCAGGCGCAATATGACCTGATGCTGGCGGGTTATCGTGACGAAGAGATCGCCCAGGCCGCCGCTGCCGTTAAGCAGGCGAAAGCTGCCTACGACTACGCGCAGAATTTCTATAACCGTCAGCAGGGGCTGTGGAAAAGCCGCACCATTTCAGCCAACGATCTGGAGAATGCGCGTTCATCCCGCGACCAGGCGCAGGCGACGCTGAAATCCGCGCAGGATAAATTAAGCCAGTACACCACCGGTAACCGCCCGCAGGACATTGCCCAGGCCAAAGCCAGCCTTGAACAGGCGCAGGCGCAGCTGGCCCAGGCAGAGCTGGATCTGCATGATACAACCCTCATCGCCCCGTCTGACGGTACGCTGATGACCCGTGCCGTGGAGCCGGGCAGCATGCTCAGCGCGGGCAGCACCGTATTAACGCTCTCCCTGACCCGCCCGGTCTGGGTGCGCGCCTACATTGACGAGCCAAATCTCGGCCAGATGCAGCCGGGCCGCGAGCTGCTGCTCTATACCGATGGTCGTCCGGATAAGCCGTATCACGGCAAAGTCGGCTTTGTCTCCCCCACCGCCGAATTCACCCCGAAAACCGTTGAAACGCCGGACCTGCGTACCGACCTGGTGTACCGTCTGCGCATCATCGTCACCGATGCGGACGACGCGCTGCGTCAGGGCATGCCCGTTACCGTAAAAGTGAACAACGGGGAACGACATGAATGA
- the cecR gene encoding transcriptional regulator CecR, producing MNTTPTTTKGEQAKSQLIAAALAQFGEYGLHATTRDIAAQAGQNIAAITYYFGSKEDLYLACAQWIADFIGTHFRPHVEEASELLSQPTPDRDAIRRLILNACHNMIRLLTHDDTLNLSKFISREQLSPTTAYQLVHDQVIAPMHTHLTHLIAAYTGRDASDTVTILHTHALLGEILAFRLGRETILLRTGWTQFDEDKAAQISQVITCHLDLILQGLTQRSLKS from the coding sequence ATGAATACGACCCCAACGACAACCAAAGGTGAACAGGCCAAAAGCCAGCTGATTGCTGCCGCGCTGGCGCAGTTTGGCGAGTATGGCCTGCACGCGACCACGCGAGATATCGCCGCCCAGGCCGGGCAAAACATTGCGGCGATCACCTACTATTTTGGCTCAAAAGAGGATTTGTACCTCGCCTGCGCCCAGTGGATTGCCGATTTTATCGGCACACATTTTCGTCCGCACGTTGAAGAAGCCAGCGAGCTGTTGAGCCAGCCGACGCCGGATCGTGACGCTATCCGGCGGCTTATCCTGAATGCCTGCCATAATATGATCCGCCTGCTGACGCACGACGATACGCTCAACCTGAGTAAGTTTATCTCCCGCGAGCAGCTCTCCCCTACAACTGCCTATCAGCTGGTACACGATCAGGTCATTGCTCCGATGCATACCCACCTGACCCACCTGATCGCCGCCTATACTGGGCGGGACGCCAGCGATACCGTGACCATTTTGCATACCCATGCCCTGCTGGGTGAAATCCTTGCCTTTCGTCTGGGGCGGGAAACCATCCTGTTACGCACCGGCTGGACACAATTCGATGAGGATAAAGCCGCGCAGATTAGCCAGGTCATCACCTGTCATCTCGATCTGATCCTGCAAGGCTTAACGCAAAGGAGCCTGAAGTCATGA
- the rhlE gene encoding ATP-dependent RNA helicase RhlE → MSFDSLGLNPEILRAIAEQGYVEPTPIQQQAIPAVLQGRDLMASAQTGTGKTAGFTLPLLELLVKNQPHAKGRRPVRALILTPTRELAAQIGENVRDYSRYLNIRSLVVFGGVSINPQMMKLRGGVDVLVATPGRLLDLEHQNAVKLDQIEILVLDEADRMLDMGFIHDIRRVLAKLPARRQNLLFSATFSDEIKALAEKLLHNPLEVEVARRNTASEQVTQHVHFVDKKRKRELLSQMIGQGNWQQVLVFTRTKHGANHLAEQLNKDGIRSAAIHGNKSQGARTRALADFKSGDIRVLVATDIAARGLDIEELPHVVNYELPNVPEDYVHRIGRTGRAAATGEALSLVCVDEHKLLRDIERLLKKEIPRIETPGYEVDPSIKAEPIQNGRQGGGGRGQQPRRAEGGAPKSSGKPPRRNNDSKPAGESPWRSGEGKPAGEGQRRRRPRKPANPQ, encoded by the coding sequence ATGTCTTTTGATTCCCTTGGCCTGAACCCGGAAATTCTGCGTGCCATCGCAGAGCAGGGCTACGTTGAGCCAACCCCCATCCAGCAGCAGGCGATCCCCGCCGTTCTTCAGGGGCGTGACCTGATGGCCAGCGCCCAGACCGGCACCGGTAAAACCGCGGGCTTTACGCTGCCGCTGTTAGAGCTGCTGGTAAAAAACCAGCCGCACGCCAAAGGCCGTCGTCCGGTTCGTGCGCTGATCCTGACCCCAACCCGTGAGCTGGCGGCGCAGATTGGTGAGAATGTGCGTGACTACAGCCGCTATCTCAACATTCGCTCGCTGGTCGTTTTCGGTGGCGTCAGCATTAACCCACAGATGATGAAGCTGCGCGGCGGCGTGGACGTGCTGGTGGCAACGCCGGGCCGTCTGCTGGATCTCGAACACCAGAACGCGGTGAAGCTCGATCAGATTGAAATTCTGGTGCTGGACGAAGCCGACCGCATGCTCGACATGGGCTTTATCCACGACATCCGTCGCGTGCTGGCCAAGCTGCCTGCGCGTCGTCAGAACCTGCTGTTCTCTGCCACCTTCTCCGACGAGATCAAGGCGCTGGCAGAAAAGCTGCTGCATAACCCGCTGGAAGTGGAAGTGGCGCGTCGCAACACCGCCTCTGAGCAGGTGACACAGCACGTTCACTTTGTTGATAAAAAGCGTAAGCGGGAGCTGCTCTCCCAGATGATCGGCCAGGGTAACTGGCAGCAGGTGCTGGTCTTTACCCGCACCAAGCACGGTGCGAACCACCTGGCGGAACAGCTCAATAAAGACGGTATCCGCAGTGCCGCCATCCACGGTAACAAGAGCCAGGGTGCGCGTACCCGTGCGCTGGCGGACTTCAAATCTGGCGACATCCGCGTGCTGGTGGCAACCGACATCGCCGCGCGTGGTCTGGACATTGAAGAGCTGCCGCACGTAGTAAACTACGAGCTGCCAAACGTCCCGGAAGATTACGTTCACCGTATCGGTCGTACCGGCCGCGCGGCGGCAACCGGTGAAGCGCTGTCACTGGTCTGCGTCGATGAACACAAGCTGCTGCGCGACATCGAACGTCTGCTGAAGAAAGAGATCCCACGCATCGAAACCCCGGGCTACGAAGTGGATCCGTCCATCAAGGCGGAGCCGATTCAGAACGGTCGCCAGGGCGGCGGTGGTCGCGGTCAGCAGCCGCGTCGTGCTGAAGGCGGCGCGCCGAAATCATCCGGCAAACCCCCGCGTCGCAACAACGACAGCAAACCGGCCGGTGAAAGTCCGTGGCGCAGCGGTGAAGGGAAACCGGCAGGGGAAGGGCAGCGTCGACGCCGCCCGCGTAAACCTGCTAACCCGCAGTAA